The Pedobacter roseus genome contains a region encoding:
- a CDS encoding RagB/SusD family nutrient uptake outer membrane protein has protein sequence MKTKIKYILALVIGAQLLNSCKKDLDVNFQERILVDNYYKSPADALAALISVYDRFGYQDGGLYDKVAIMDVAGDDQLAGGGSSTDINALQVISNYTLTPAIGPQTYLWNKGYAGIYRANILLSRIDAISMDATTKARYTAEAKTLRALFYFDLVRFFKNIPLLTAEVPVSEMYNVTQVPQEDVYAFIEKELVAAIPGLPNTVPAATEGGRLTKGAAQALLGKVYLWEKKYQLAADQFAIVNGPTPGQANPTYGYKLLPNFADLWKVSNKFNSESILEIVHTGASLGNWNDAGATEGNLLNIITGPRGYNPNAAAPDYYSGYSFLVFTKAFFDFIHFDPRNGATVANLDSLEKNYIIGNYDGNGPAGSGNKRPGYTPGYNNTGYFLGKFIARQSNKTTIGTNFDLNFSQDIYEIRLADTYLLEAESIMNATPGAVGTGSRAYQLLNAVRARVGLNPVAVTQDNIEKERRLELAGEGHRWLDLIRWGKAATVLASKGFVAGKNEIFPIPINELNNTKLLQSKEWGGTK, from the coding sequence ATGAAAACTAAAATAAAATATATTCTTGCATTGGTAATTGGAGCTCAATTACTGAATTCATGCAAAAAAGATTTAGATGTGAATTTTCAGGAACGTATCCTGGTTGATAATTATTATAAAAGCCCTGCCGATGCCCTTGCGGCATTAATATCGGTTTACGACAGGTTTGGTTATCAGGATGGGGGTTTATATGATAAGGTGGCGATTATGGATGTGGCTGGCGATGATCAGCTTGCTGGTGGTGGTAGTTCTACTGATATCAATGCTCTTCAGGTGATTTCCAACTATACTTTAACCCCTGCAATTGGGCCACAAACTTATCTTTGGAATAAAGGTTATGCCGGTATTTACCGCGCAAATATCCTGCTTTCAAGAATTGATGCAATATCAATGGATGCCACTACAAAAGCACGTTATACTGCAGAGGCGAAAACGTTAAGGGCATTATTCTATTTCGATTTAGTACGGTTCTTCAAAAATATTCCGCTGCTTACGGCAGAAGTTCCTGTGAGTGAAATGTATAATGTAACCCAGGTGCCTCAGGAAGATGTTTATGCTTTTATAGAAAAAGAACTGGTTGCTGCAATTCCGGGGCTGCCAAATACCGTTCCTGCCGCTACAGAAGGTGGTCGTTTAACCAAAGGTGCTGCCCAGGCTTTATTGGGTAAAGTTTATTTGTGGGAGAAAAAATACCAGCTGGCTGCAGATCAGTTTGCCATAGTAAACGGACCGACCCCAGGACAGGCCAATCCTACTTATGGTTATAAATTATTGCCAAACTTTGCCGATTTATGGAAAGTATCCAATAAATTTAACAGTGAATCTATTTTAGAAATCGTACATACAGGTGCATCTTTAGGGAACTGGAATGATGCAGGTGCAACTGAGGGGAATTTATTAAACATCATTACCGGACCACGGGGATATAATCCAAATGCGGCTGCTCCTGATTATTACTCAGGTTATAGCTTCCTGGTATTTACCAAAGCATTTTTTGATTTTATCCATTTCGATCCACGAAACGGTGCAACTGTTGCCAATTTAGATAGTTTGGAGAAAAATTACATCATCGGAAACTATGATGGCAACGGACCTGCAGGTTCGGGTAATAAAAGACCGGGTTATACACCAGGTTATAACAATACCGGTTATTTCCTTGGGAAATTTATTGCCAGACAATCTAACAAAACAACGATTGGAACCAATTTCGATTTAAACTTCTCGCAGGATATTTATGAAATCCGCCTGGCTGATACTTATTTATTAGAAGCAGAATCGATCATGAATGCCACCCCAGGCGCTGTTGGTACAGGAAGCAGGGCCTATCAACTGTTAAACGCAGTTAGGGCAAGGGTAGGTTTAAATCCGGTAGCTGTAACACAGGATAACATTGAGAAAGAAAGACGTTTAGAACTTGCAGGCGAAGGTCATCGCTGGCTGGATCTGATCAGATGGGGTAAAGCGGCCACTGTTTTGGCATCAAAAGGCTTTGTTGCAGGTAAAAATGAGATTTTTCCAATTCCGATCAACGAGTTAAACAATACCAAACTTCTTCAGAGTAAAGAGTGGGGCGGAACAAAATAA
- a CDS encoding SusC/RagA family TonB-linked outer membrane protein: MRGRFTFVFFMFCFLVFPMALLAQDIPVTGKVTEQNGAPLPGVTVKLDGTTKAASTDANGVFSIQAPVGSKLTISLIGMATQTVTVPAGGRINVSLKADSKDLSEVVVVGYGTQKKSVVTGAISSVKASDLENQPVVRIEQSLQGRTSGLTIAATSGQPGSSATVRLRGFTSFGNDKNNPLWVVDGVVIDNGGIGYLNQNDIESIEVLKDAASAAIYGARAASGVILVTTKKGKAGNISINYSGYYGTQAPAKKLDMLNASQYATVRNQAASAAGVALPYADPASYGVGTDWQSLIFNDAAPKQNHEVSISGGSDKATFYTSFGYTDIDGIVATPISKFNRANIRLNSTYKPAKWITIGENLGYSHAVTSGIGETNREYGGVLSSAINLDPIMPAVIDNPTAAASVYNPNNPLGFKDDNGNFYSIPAGGFQEMKNPLAYQKTRLGNYNWDHNIIGNAFVDIEPVKGLHVRSTLGTKLAFYGGDTFTPAFFLGNGPGGVNATATLSRNLNYLINYNFENTVSYNRVFDKHNITLLVGQGAYKDNNARGVTSTYGNIPATTFDEASFRYNALAASRTTSGSDGTDHRVNSLFSRLQYNYAEKYLFTALIRRDGSSRFGANHKFGYFPSASVGWVPTLEDFFPKNNVLTFLKLRGSYGVTGQDLIGDFSYVPTVGPGRNYTFGTTETIGIGYSPNAPANPDLKWEETRQTDIGFEATLLNNITLNFDWYKKKTIGILQNPPVPGYTGSGSFAANVADMENTGVELELGYRKKIGDFNIGINGNASFFKNKVTKLLPGVTFIEDNTASFQTLGAITRTTLGRAYNEFYGYQTLGIFQTQAEVDSYVGPNGTKLQPNAKPGDLKFANLNGDNAITVDDRTYLGNPAPKMSYGLTINVAYKNFDFTAFGSGVAGNTIFQGLRRLDIGTQANWQTKILDSWSPTNTGATLPRLVQGDPNGNYSKFNSVYLEKGDYFRLRTIQLGYTFPKSITEKLKMQKLRVYVLSENLFTITKYSGYDPELGVTSDAGGGAVFSVDRGAYPQARSFLFGLNVGF; encoded by the coding sequence ATGAGAGGAAGATTTACATTCGTATTCTTCATGTTCTGTTTTCTGGTTTTTCCGATGGCCTTACTGGCACAGGATATTCCCGTAACAGGAAAAGTAACAGAACAAAATGGCGCTCCGTTACCGGGCGTAACCGTAAAGCTTGATGGAACAACGAAAGCCGCATCAACTGATGCCAACGGTGTTTTCAGTATCCAGGCACCTGTGGGAAGCAAATTAACCATTAGCCTGATTGGCATGGCCACGCAAACCGTAACTGTTCCGGCAGGCGGTCGCATCAATGTATCGCTAAAAGCCGATTCGAAAGATTTATCAGAAGTAGTTGTAGTAGGTTATGGAACACAAAAGAAAAGTGTAGTAACCGGGGCAATTTCGAGCGTTAAAGCATCCGATCTGGAAAATCAGCCCGTAGTACGTATCGAGCAATCTTTACAGGGTAGAACTTCAGGTTTAACTATTGCAGCAACATCTGGTCAGCCGGGTTCGAGTGCTACGGTACGTTTAAGGGGTTTTACTTCTTTCGGTAACGATAAAAATAACCCGCTTTGGGTGGTAGATGGTGTGGTAATCGATAACGGTGGTATTGGATACCTGAACCAGAATGATATCGAATCGATCGAAGTGTTAAAAGATGCAGCATCTGCCGCCATTTACGGTGCACGTGCAGCCTCGGGGGTAATCCTGGTAACCACTAAAAAAGGTAAAGCGGGTAATATCAGTATTAATTATAGCGGTTATTATGGAACGCAGGCCCCTGCGAAAAAACTGGATATGCTTAATGCCTCGCAATATGCCACAGTAAGGAATCAGGCAGCTTCAGCAGCTGGTGTTGCGCTTCCTTATGCAGATCCGGCTTCATACGGCGTAGGTACCGATTGGCAATCGTTGATTTTTAACGATGCTGCCCCAAAACAAAATCACGAAGTAAGCATCAGCGGCGGAAGTGATAAGGCAACCTTTTATACCTCATTCGGTTATACCGATATTGATGGTATTGTGGCTACGCCAATTTCGAAATTCAATCGTGCCAATATCCGTTTAAACTCAACTTATAAACCTGCAAAATGGATTACCATTGGCGAAAACCTGGGTTACAGTCATGCGGTTACCAGTGGTATCGGCGAAACTAACAGGGAGTACGGAGGTGTATTGAGTTCTGCCATCAACTTAGATCCGATTATGCCAGCCGTAATTGATAATCCAACTGCTGCGGCTTCGGTGTATAATCCAAACAACCCTTTAGGATTTAAAGATGATAATGGTAATTTTTATTCGATTCCCGCCGGTGGTTTCCAGGAGATGAAAAATCCTTTGGCTTACCAAAAAACCAGGTTGGGTAATTATAACTGGGACCACAACATCATCGGTAATGCTTTTGTTGATATCGAGCCGGTTAAAGGTCTACACGTACGTTCTACATTGGGTACCAAACTGGCTTTTTATGGAGGAGATACTTTTACTCCTGCATTCTTTTTGGGAAATGGTCCGGGTGGTGTAAATGCTACGGCTACTTTATCACGGAACCTGAATTATCTGATCAACTATAATTTTGAAAATACCGTATCATACAACAGGGTTTTCGATAAACATAACATTACTTTATTGGTTGGTCAGGGCGCCTATAAAGATAACAATGCCAGGGGTGTAACCAGTACTTATGGAAACATTCCGGCCACAACTTTTGATGAGGCTTCGTTCAGGTACAATGCTTTGGCCGCTTCCAGAACAACCAGCGGATCAGACGGAACCGACCACAGGGTAAATTCACTATTCTCTAGGTTACAGTACAACTACGCCGAAAAATATTTATTTACTGCGTTGATCAGAAGAGACGGATCATCAAGGTTTGGTGCCAACCATAAATTCGGTTATTTCCCATCAGCATCGGTGGGTTGGGTACCAACATTGGAAGATTTCTTCCCTAAAAACAATGTGCTTACCTTCTTAAAACTACGTGGTAGCTACGGGGTAACAGGACAGGATTTAATCGGCGATTTTTCTTATGTTCCAACTGTTGGTCCGGGCCGTAATTATACTTTTGGTACAACCGAAACAATTGGTATAGGTTATAGCCCGAATGCTCCGGCCAATCCGGACCTGAAATGGGAAGAAACCAGGCAGACCGATATCGGTTTCGAAGCAACTTTGTTAAACAACATCACTTTAAACTTTGACTGGTACAAGAAAAAAACAATTGGCATTTTACAAAACCCACCTGTACCGGGTTATACCGGAAGTGGTTCTTTTGCGGCTAACGTGGCCGACATGGAAAACACAGGTGTGGAGCTGGAACTGGGATACCGTAAAAAAATCGGTGATTTTAACATCGGGATAAACGGAAATGCATCGTTCTTCAAAAATAAAGTAACCAAATTGTTGCCAGGGGTTACCTTTATTGAAGATAATACAGCAAGTTTCCAAACTTTGGGCGCCATTACCAGAACTACTTTGGGTAGGGCATACAATGAGTTTTATGGCTACCAAACATTGGGTATATTCCAAACCCAGGCAGAGGTGGACAGTTATGTTGGTCCAAACGGCACGAAACTACAGCCAAATGCCAAACCCGGTGATTTGAAATTTGCCAATTTAAACGGCGATAATGCCATTACCGTTGATGACCGTACCTACCTGGGTAACCCTGCTCCAAAAATGAGTTATGGTTTAACCATTAATGTGGCTTACAAAAACTTCGATTTTACTGCTTTTGGTAGTGGAGTGGCCGGAAACACCATTTTCCAGGGTTTAAGAAGGCTGGATATTGGTACACAGGCTAACTGGCAGACCAAAATTTTAGATAGCTGGTCGCCAACTAATACGGGTGCAACCTTACCCCGACTTGTACAGGGTGATCCGAATGGCAACTACTCTAAATTCAACTCTGTTTATCTTGAAAAAGGTGATTATTTCAGGTTGCGTACCATCCAATTGGGTTATACTTTCCCTAAATCAATTACGGAAAAGCTAAAAATGCAGAAACTAAGGGTTTATGTGCTGAGCGAGAACTTATTCACCATTACCAAATATTCTGGTTACGATCCTGAGTTGGGTGTTACAAGTGATGCCGGCGGTGGTGCAGTATTCAGTGTAGACCGTGGCGCTTATCCACAGGCACGCTCTTTCTTATTTGGTTTAAATGTTGGATTTTAA
- a CDS encoding ligand-binding sensor domain-containing protein, whose translation MYKVLLAVLCLLIGYQASAQDLLGIPQIVNYNNEQYNGGIQNWEVKQDKNGILYFGNNEGLLTFNGRYWNLYRLPNYTSVRSIGIDSKNRIYVGGQDEFGYYYPNEHGILKYTSLLNLVPENLRKLADIWDISIINDEVFFRSVNAILHYKDGMVKSYKVNATWLFMGMANNKVFSQTKDVGLMVFDHDLWKPFCSDTLLKQFSVTSILPYGGDTLLVSTLKQGFFLIANNKLSRLKTKLDPVFFNDRIYFASRINQNLYGVGTTSGGVYIMNKRGELVQKYNYREGLQNNNVRGIQLDRDKNMWLALDDGIAYVAINSAIKNIFPDRNKQITSYAFRKFNQSIYIGTSNGLYTAKLNAATPDLSYSTANFEEVKNTKGQVWGLDEINNQLLMAHEDGTSVIQDNTARSLYNLPGTWMYQTVDKVYPSNEVIAGTYWGLQRLLYSGGTFTNAGKIEGLRETLRFIVADNNNPDHIWASHPYHGVYKIELKPDHKSILRTTMFTDKDGLPSKLYNYVYHVKNRVLIATVDGVYEYDATKKRFVRLKLLGKALNGVSIQYMKEDNDGNIWFVSNKKVGVIDFRKPSGGNAFSIFYLPELDGKVVGGFESIYALDSHNIFIGANKGAYHINYDKYIENITKPNVLLGTIKLFGKQDSTVFGGYFVKKGVIADKQDESSLPEYVNSLNSIHFEYASTLFEHDRNIKFSYQLVGFDRDWSEWSIKSEKDYTNLPAGKYTFNVKARTDVGNESAVVSYSFVVLPAWYNTIWMKLVYLILIVLLIRLIIRWQKQKHIKEQERMSYLHQLELDRNEKEIVRLQNEKLEADVNYKNKELSTMTMHLVQRGKVLAKIKEVISTVIRNHDISESSPSFRHLIRLIRDVEKKDQELDHLSVHFNHVNTEFFNKLKDLYPELSQNDLKFCAYLSMNLSSKEMAQLMNVTIKAIEVGRYRLRKKLQLKPETNLYEFLIEIARQKNP comes from the coding sequence ATGTACAAAGTTCTGCTTGCTGTTTTATGCCTTCTGATTGGTTACCAGGCCTCCGCTCAGGATCTTTTGGGTATTCCGCAGATTGTAAATTACAATAACGAGCAATATAATGGCGGGATCCAGAACTGGGAGGTTAAACAGGATAAAAACGGTATCTTATATTTCGGCAACAATGAGGGCTTGCTCACCTTTAATGGCCGGTATTGGAACCTGTATCGTTTGCCTAATTATACCTCCGTCCGCTCTATTGGCATCGACTCTAAAAACAGGATTTACGTTGGCGGACAGGATGAATTTGGCTACTATTACCCGAACGAACATGGCATTTTAAAATATACGTCTTTATTAAACCTCGTCCCTGAAAACCTGCGTAAGCTGGCCGATATCTGGGACATTTCCATCATTAACGACGAAGTATTTTTTAGGTCGGTAAATGCCATTCTGCATTATAAGGATGGAATGGTTAAAAGCTATAAAGTAAATGCCACCTGGCTGTTTATGGGGATGGCGAACAATAAAGTTTTTTCGCAAACCAAAGATGTGGGCTTAATGGTTTTCGACCATGATTTATGGAAGCCATTTTGTAGCGATACCCTTTTAAAACAGTTTTCTGTTACTTCTATTTTGCCTTATGGAGGCGATACTTTACTGGTTTCAACCTTAAAACAAGGCTTCTTTTTAATCGCCAATAATAAACTTAGCCGATTAAAAACGAAACTCGATCCCGTTTTTTTTAACGACCGGATTTATTTTGCCAGCCGGATTAACCAAAACTTGTATGGGGTGGGCACCACATCGGGTGGGGTGTACATCATGAATAAACGCGGCGAACTGGTGCAGAAATACAATTACCGGGAAGGTTTGCAGAACAACAATGTAAGGGGTATCCAGCTCGATCGGGATAAAAATATGTGGCTGGCTTTGGATGATGGAATTGCATACGTGGCCATTAACAGCGCCATAAAAAACATTTTTCCCGACCGGAATAAACAGATTACCAGTTATGCTTTCAGAAAGTTTAACCAATCGATTTATATCGGCACTTCAAACGGATTATATACGGCCAAACTAAATGCTGCTACACCTGATTTAAGCTATTCTACAGCAAATTTTGAGGAAGTAAAAAATACCAAAGGGCAGGTGTGGGGTTTAGACGAAATCAACAATCAATTACTGATGGCGCATGAGGACGGCACTTCTGTGATTCAGGATAACACGGCCAGATCGCTTTACAATTTACCGGGCACCTGGATGTACCAAACGGTAGATAAAGTATACCCGAGCAATGAGGTTATTGCCGGTACCTATTGGGGGCTGCAGCGACTGTTATATAGTGGCGGTACTTTTACCAATGCGGGTAAAATTGAAGGATTAAGAGAAACCCTGCGCTTTATAGTAGCTGATAATAATAATCCCGATCATATCTGGGCATCGCATCCCTATCATGGGGTATATAAAATAGAATTAAAGCCCGATCATAAAAGCATATTGCGCACCACCATGTTTACCGACAAGGATGGATTGCCATCTAAACTCTATAATTATGTGTACCATGTAAAAAACAGGGTTTTAATTGCCACGGTTGATGGCGTGTACGAGTATGATGCAACAAAAAAGCGGTTTGTACGGTTAAAGCTGTTGGGCAAGGCGCTCAACGGAGTGTCTATACAGTACATGAAAGAAGATAACGATGGCAATATCTGGTTTGTGAGCAATAAAAAAGTTGGGGTAATAGATTTCAGAAAACCTTCCGGTGGAAATGCCTTCAGCATATTTTACCTGCCCGAGCTTGATGGGAAAGTGGTGGGCGGTTTCGAATCCATTTACGCATTAGATAGTCACAATATATTTATCGGTGCCAATAAAGGAGCTTATCACATCAATTATGATAAATACATCGAAAACATAACCAAACCAAATGTATTATTGGGTACCATCAAACTGTTCGGCAAACAAGATAGTACGGTTTTTGGCGGTTATTTTGTGAAAAAGGGCGTAATTGCCGATAAACAGGATGAAAGCAGTTTGCCCGAGTATGTAAACAGTTTAAATTCTATCCATTTTGAATATGCCTCTACTTTGTTTGAGCACGACAGGAACATCAAATTCAGTTACCAGTTGGTTGGTTTCGATCGTGACTGGTCGGAATGGAGTATTAAAAGTGAAAAAGACTATACCAATTTACCCGCAGGCAAATACACCTTTAATGTAAAGGCAAGAACCGATGTTGGCAATGAATCGGCCGTGGTAAGTTATAGCTTTGTGGTTTTACCGGCCTGGTATAATACAATTTGGATGAAACTGGTTTACCTGATCCTGATTGTTTTACTGATCAGGCTGATCATCAGGTGGCAAAAGCAAAAACACATTAAAGAGCAGGAGCGGATGAGTTACCTCCACCAGCTGGAGTTAGACCGCAACGAAAAGGAAATTGTGCGCCTGCAGAACGAAAAACTGGAAGCAGATGTAAACTATAAAAACAAAGAACTTTCTACCATGACCATGCATTTGGTACAGCGTGGCAAGGTGCTGGCCAAGATTAAAGAAGTAATTTCTACGGTAATCAGAAACCACGACATCAGCGAAAGTTCGCCAAGTTTCAGGCACCTCATCAGGTTGATCAGGGATGTAGAAAAGAAGGACCAGGAACTGGATCATTTAAGCGTGCATTTTAACCACGTAAATACCGAATTCTTTAATAAGCTTAAAGACCTTTATCCCGAATTAAGTCAGAATGATTTAAAGTTTTGTGCCTATTTATCCATGAATCTTTCTTCAAAAGAAATGGCACAGCTGATGAATGTGACCATAAAAGCCATCGAAGTTGGGCGCTACCGCCTCAGAAAAAAACTTCAGCTTAAACCAGAAACCAATTTATATGAGTTTCTGATCGAAATAGCCCGCCAAAAGAACCCTTAA
- a CDS encoding GDSL-type esterase/lipase family protein, whose translation MKKLFLSLFLLSLFTITTFAQKKPNFWDDVQTIKKYDQMYKPPVNPVLFVGSSSIRKWDDCTQIFAKYNALNRGIGGAVINDITYYLNDVVFPYQPKQIVLYVGENDLPNETVTPDTVLNRTIKLYQAIRAKLPTVPIVYISIKPSPSRDKFKEKAVASNALIKKFLAGEANTTFVNVYTLMLTKEGKLRPELFVEDMLHMNARGYAIWRKAVEPHLVK comes from the coding sequence ATGAAAAAATTATTCCTAAGTCTTTTTCTGCTCTCTCTTTTTACCATAACCACTTTTGCGCAAAAGAAACCCAACTTTTGGGATGATGTGCAAACCATTAAAAAGTATGATCAAATGTATAAACCGCCCGTTAATCCGGTGTTGTTTGTAGGTAGTTCATCAATCCGGAAATGGGACGATTGCACACAGATTTTTGCAAAATACAATGCCTTAAACCGTGGTATAGGCGGTGCGGTAATTAATGATATTACTTATTATTTAAATGACGTGGTTTTTCCATATCAGCCCAAACAGATTGTACTATATGTTGGCGAAAATGACCTGCCGAATGAAACGGTAACACCCGATACCGTTTTAAACCGGACCATCAAATTATACCAGGCCATCAGGGCAAAATTGCCAACCGTACCGATTGTTTACATTTCGATAAAACCGAGCCCAAGCAGGGATAAATTTAAGGAGAAGGCAGTGGCATCTAATGCACTCATCAAAAAGTTTTTAGCCGGAGAAGCCAATACCACCTTTGTTAATGTTTATACATTAATGCTTACCAAAGAAGGTAAGCTTAGACCGGAATTATTTGTAGAAGATATGCTGCACATGAATGCCAGGGGTTATGCCATCTGGCGAAAAGCCGTTGAACCACATTTAGTAAAGTAA
- a CDS encoding FUSC family protein: protein MGKNSIGSTITYFFLGEYFSDALRTTITVVLPIILFFYLGNPEAAKGIGVGALLISLTDLPDNRLNKLKTALSSIIVFFCTTLVVSSILYSQYLTAVIVVIAAFSCSMFAVYGQKLSLIGTMALIVCTFVMGLHPARPLYFSSYIFLGGVWYYVISLIQILIRPYRSLHHAIFECLMSSAVFLNAKAKNYDVDIPLDLQQKEAIKLHIKVNQKHELIRNLLLTDKYAMNPDNPKGQLLLERARLLIDLYEQLNAVHYDYALVRNTLATGPSLKLIANLIELLAKELEELGRHVRSAKAYKGEVATNIEYYQKRLMLLQEMERLNESQRKIVLKVVSNMNDIVRIIEMIRGNERTPEKDLQELSGAISYPLFITGDRFSIKEHLSLKSPIFRFSLRLAICFLFGFLLIWQLEPSKYSYWLFLTLVIVARPKFSITWKRNLQRLKGSLGGIVIGLVMIYFIKNPAVLLSFSVIFLLGFYAFNRLNYTVSVLFITPAVILTLGSYQGHFDHIVHDRILFTVLGCVIAILATYLFPIWDSRQLKEKINKATKDCLQYLKVAIERKENLSENISRMARKDANLSLSALSEAIESASQEPMRKHIDFNALYGVQSTIYQINAIITSIYLSLNHKPEQADPVVVSQIENNLSGVVASPDHSISKLDEMELESDHSTKQKLAHIAVLSMEFSWFNAAFRA, encoded by the coding sequence ATGGGCAAAAACAGCATCGGCTCTACCATTACATATTTCTTTTTAGGCGAGTATTTTTCTGATGCGCTGCGCACCACCATTACCGTGGTATTGCCCATTATTTTATTCTTTTACCTGGGTAATCCCGAAGCGGCAAAAGGAATAGGCGTGGGGGCTTTATTAATCAGCTTAACCGATTTGCCCGATAACCGGTTAAACAAACTCAAAACAGCCTTATCAAGTATTATTGTATTTTTCTGTACTACTTTGGTAGTGTCGTCTATATTGTATAGTCAGTACCTCACTGCAGTGATTGTGGTTATTGCCGCTTTCAGTTGTTCTATGTTTGCGGTGTATGGACAGAAACTGTCGTTAATAGGTACCATGGCCTTGATTGTTTGCACCTTTGTAATGGGGCTTCACCCGGCAAGGCCGCTGTATTTTAGCAGTTATATTTTTCTGGGTGGCGTTTGGTATTATGTAATCAGCCTGATCCAGATTTTGATCCGGCCTTACCGCTCGCTGCACCATGCCATTTTCGAGTGTTTAATGAGCAGTGCCGTGTTTTTAAATGCCAAAGCGAAGAATTATGATGTGGATATACCGCTCGATCTGCAACAGAAAGAAGCCATTAAACTGCACATCAAGGTTAACCAGAAACACGAACTGATCCGCAACCTGTTGCTTACCGATAAGTACGCCATGAATCCCGATAACCCCAAAGGGCAACTGCTGCTGGAGCGGGCGAGGTTACTGATCGATTTATACGAACAGTTGAATGCCGTGCACTATGATTATGCCCTCGTGCGGAATACCCTTGCTACCGGACCGAGTTTAAAACTGATTGCCAACCTGATCGAACTATTGGCGAAAGAGCTTGAAGAACTGGGCAGGCACGTGCGTTCGGCGAAGGCTTATAAAGGCGAGGTGGCCACCAATATCGAATATTATCAGAAACGTTTAATGCTGCTGCAGGAAATGGAACGTTTAAACGAAAGTCAGCGCAAAATTGTGCTGAAGGTGGTTTCGAATATGAACGATATTGTGCGCATCATCGAAATGATCAGGGGTAATGAGCGTACGCCAGAGAAAGACCTGCAGGAACTGAGCGGGGCCATTTCTTATCCTCTATTTATTACCGGTGATCGCTTTTCGATTAAAGAACACCTTAGCTTAAAATCGCCCATTTTCAGGTTTTCGCTGCGGCTGGCCATCTGTTTCCTTTTTGGTTTCTTATTAATCTGGCAGCTGGAGCCGAGTAAATACAGCTACTGGCTTTTCTTGACCCTGGTGATTGTAGCAAGACCGAAATTCTCGATTACCTGGAAAAGAAACCTGCAACGTTTAAAAGGAAGTCTGGGAGGCATTGTGATTGGTTTGGTAATGATTTATTTTATAAAGAACCCTGCGGTATTGCTTTCTTTTTCGGTGATTTTTCTACTTGGCTTTTATGCCTTTAACCGTTTAAATTATACGGTTAGTGTACTTTTTATTACCCCCGCGGTGATTTTAACACTGGGCAGTTATCAGGGGCATTTTGATCACATTGTGCATGACCGGATTTTATTCACCGTGCTGGGTTGTGTGATCGCCATTTTAGCGACTTATCTTTTCCCTATCTGGGACAGCCGTCAGCTGAAGGAGAAAATTAACAAAGCCACAAAAGATTGTTTACAATATTTAAAAGTGGCTATTGAGCGGAAGGAAAACCTGAGCGAAAACATTTCGCGGATGGCGAGAAAAGATGCCAACCTGAGTTTATCGGCCCTGAGCGAGGCGATTGAATCGGCCAGTCAGGAGCCTATGCGTAAACACATCGATTTTAATGCATTGTATGGGGTGCAATCAACCATTTACCAGATCAATGCCATTATTACTTCCATTTACCTTTCGCTTAACCATAAACCCGAACAGGCTGATCCGGTGGTTGTGAGCCAAATTGAAAACAACCTCAGCGGTGTTGTTGCGTCACCTGATCATAGCATCTCAAAGCTTGATGAAATGGAGTTGGAAAGTGATCATTCTACGAAACAGAAACTGGCGCATATTGCGGTTTTATCAATGGAGTTTAGTTGGTTTAATGCTGCTTTTAGGGCTTAA